Genomic DNA from Salinibacter pepae:
CGGACCTCCGAAATGTCGGCCTCCCACCCGGGCAGGGTTTCGTACTGCGGCTCCACGCGGGTGAGATTCTGCGGCTCACTCGGGAAGCGCCGGGTCGTCTTGCCGTCGTACCGGTACTCCGTGCACACCTTCAGCTCGTCGATCCCGGAGAGGATGTCGAGCTTGGTCAGGGCCAGCTCATTGAAGCCGTTCACCATGCAGGTGTAGCGCAGGGCCACCAGGTCAAGCCAGCCGCACCGACGGGGGCGGCCCGTCGTGGCCCCAAATTCACCGCCCTTCTCCCGCAGCGCCTGCCCAACCTCGCCGTCGAGCTCCGTGGGGAAGGGCCCGTTGCCGACGCGCGTGCAGTACGCCTTCGCGATGCCCAGGACGCGATCGATCTCGGTGGGCGAGACGCCGAGCCCGGTGCAGCATCCGCCGGCCGTGGGGTGACTGGAGGTCACGTACGGATAGCTGCCAAAGTCGACGTCAAGGAGCGACCCCTGCGCGCCCTCGGCCAGCACGCGGGCCCCGTCGTCGAGGGCACGCGAGAGGTACGCCGAGGTGTCGGTGACGTAGTCGTCAATTTTCTGATCGAACTCGACGTACTCCTCCACGATGCGGTCGACGTCCAGCGCCTCCGCGTCGTAGACATCCCGGAGAATGGCGTTCTTCTCCTCGATGGAGCGGCGGAGCTTCCGGCGCAGCACGTCCTCGTCAAGCAGGTCCACCACCCGGATGCCGGTGCGGGCGAACTTGTCGGTGTACGCGGGCCCGATGCCGCGTCCCGTGGTCCCGATTTCGTCGTCGTCGGACGCGGAGGCCCGATCCTCCTCCTGTGCCGCCTCGATCGCCTTGTGGTACGGCATGATGAGGTGGGCGTTGTGGGAGATCTTCAGCCGCCCCTCCACGTCGATGCCCAGGGACTCGATCTTCTCGATCTCTTCCAGAATGGCCTTCGGGTCCAGCACCACCCCGTTCCCGATGACGCAGGTGACCCCTTCGTGAAAGATCCCGCTCGGCACGAGGTGGAGAACGAACTCTTCGGTCTCCCCCTCCTCGTCCCACACGATGGTGTGCCCGGCGTTGGCGCCGCCCTGGTAACGGGCCACGATGTCGACGTCCGGGCTGAGGAGGTCTACAATTTTCCCCTTCCCCTCATCGCCCCACTGGCTTCCAATTACGATAGAGACTGGCATGGCACACGGTATTGATTCAACAAGCAGGTCGGTGTCGTCGTCCGCGCCGCCCCTTAGGCCGCACTCTTTTCGAGACGACGGTTCAGTTCCACAATCGTGGGGGAGGCGACAAAGATCGACGAGTACGTTCCGATCACGACCCCGACGATGAGCGCAAACGAGAAGCCCCGCAGCACCTCGCCCCCGAAGACAAACAGAATCGTGACCACGATGAGGGTCGTCACCGAGGTCACGACGGTTCGGCTCAGCGTCGCGTTGATCGACCGGTTGACGATCTCGTCGAAGGCCTCGGTCTTGAACAGATTGACGTACTCCCGCACGCGGTCGAAGACCACGACCGTGTCGTTCAGCGAGTATCCCACGATCGTGAGGAACGCGGCGATGAGGGACTGGTCGATCTGGACGGAAAACGGCGCGATGCCGGCCAGGACCGAGAAGATGCCGAGCGTAATCGTCACGTCGTGCACCAGGGCCGCCACGGCCCCAAGGCTGTAGCGCCACTCAAAGCGCACCATGATGTAGAGGAACACGACGAGCAGGGCCCCCAGCACGGCGTAGATGGCCCCCCGCTTCAAGTCCTCCGCGAAGCGCGGCCC
This window encodes:
- a CDS encoding adenylosuccinate synthase gives rise to the protein MPVSIVIGSQWGDEGKGKIVDLLSPDVDIVARYQGGANAGHTIVWDEEGETEEFVLHLVPSGIFHEGVTCVIGNGVVLDPKAILEEIEKIESLGIDVEGRLKISHNAHLIMPYHKAIEAAQEEDRASASDDDEIGTTGRGIGPAYTDKFARTGIRVVDLLDEDVLRRKLRRSIEEKNAILRDVYDAEALDVDRIVEEYVEFDQKIDDYVTDTSAYLSRALDDGARVLAEGAQGSLLDVDFGSYPYVTSSHPTAGGCCTGLGVSPTEIDRVLGIAKAYCTRVGNGPFPTELDGEVGQALREKGGEFGATTGRPRRCGWLDLVALRYTCMVNGFNELALTKLDILSGIDELKVCTEYRYDGKTTRRFPSEPQNLTRVEPQYETLPGWEADISEVRHVDDLPRAAQDYLAFIENYLDVEIGLVSNGPRRSQIITDVQPMAAA
- the secF gene encoding protein translocase subunit SecF, encoding MRLFENADYSLIPNRRIGYIISGTLLAISILSLLTKGLALGIDFRGGMEFVVGNTTDLNTVDVRSALTESFEEEPEVKRFGDVGHLVRISKKGDITTMENQVVSALNAQFSGRNIAIESTNVVGPRFAEDLKRGAIYAVLGALLVVFLYIMVRFEWRYSLGAVAALVHDVTITLGIFSVLAGIAPFSVQIDQSLIAAFLTIVGYSLNDTVVVFDRVREYVNLFKTEAFDEIVNRSINATLSRTVVTSVTTLIVVTILFVFGGEVLRGFSFALIVGVVIGTYSSIFVASPTIVELNRRLEKSAA